TTAAGGCAAATTATATCATATAATATTGTCACTCTTTCATCAACTGAAAcagaatatgtagcagctcaaCAACCACATTCACTTTGCATTCATAAAGTCCTCCCTCCTAATTCATGGATgtgtctattctggttccaaaaaggcagtatggattgactaaaacgcgtgttagtcgtgcattttacactgttgattttgcaataaacggctgcaattgactaacatgtcgctatCATGCTGTATGAAAGCTCTATTTTAGAACCAAAATAGCTTCGATCCTAATTCATAAAGTTCTCCCTCTAGCCATCAAAATGTCTTGTCTGTCTGTTTCTCCAGCTCTCTCTCTtttattcctatctccattcaATGCATATGGTACTTAGTAAAAAATGTATGCTTAATCTGCAGTTAATATTTTTGGTTCTCCCTCTTTTTCTAGATATATGTAGAGTAGTCTAGAAATTGTATTGTAACAATAGAAAGCTAGAGTAAGATAGGTTTTCTTAATACGTAAAGAAAAGTACAGCAGAAGGAATGGAGCTGTAGCAATAGAGAACAAAAGAGAAGAAAGCAGGAGCAGGAAAAGTCAGAGCAACAGTTTGAAGAAAGCAGAAAACAGGGGACTCTATGTTAGTTATTTTCTGAACATGAAATTGTGCAATAGCTCTTTGCTTTGTAATGTGTATAAGTGAATCAGATATTCTGTATGATTTGAAATATAAATATATCTGTTCTGTGCTGTTCCAATAATCTTTGTGCTGTTCCAATAATCTTTGTGTTCTTCTATTTTGGTCTTTATTCTTGTTTTGTTCAATTCTCTGCCTCTTTCCATCAGGGCATAATCTAATTGTTATGGTACTTTAGTCCTAATATAAATCAAATAATGAGTCACGAAACTATGCTAGTGGTATAGTATCTGATTGTCCACTATTCACACAAGAAGTTATAAACCAAAACTACAAAAACTAGCAAAGGGCAAACAACTTACAAGAGCAGTTGCCTTAATGAATGCATCTTTATCAGGAATCGCTTCAGAATTCTCCTCTGCCAGCGAGATCAGCACATCGATAAAGTCTTCCATCACTCTCTCCTCGTTTAATCCATTCCTATGCTTGTCCAGAATTCTCTGCATAAACAAATCTAGTTTCCCCTGTACCTTCTTCATAGCCTTCTCGTACCCCTGTAAATCAAGCCACTTGAACCAGGGAATATAATCCCCAATACAAATTACTCCTTTCAGGACAGATGTCTCTTTAATCAGACGGGTAACCAATTCTACCGAAATACCTGATTGCTCGCCAAAATACCTCTCATCTACGATCATAGCCATCAGTATGTTAAAAGTCAGTTGGGACAAAACACTTCTCATGTTCACAATACTCTGCAATTGTGACTGTTGAAACAGAGAATTTACTGCCTTAGAAATCTCTTTCATTCTCTTGGGTCTAAATGATTGGATTCTTTTGGAAGACAGAACCTCAAGCACGCAGATTTTTCTAGCATTCCTCCAGAAGGGGCCATAAGGAGCCCAACCCAACATAGAATAGTTGTAGCCCAAGTGCTGGGCATGTGCAAGCCGAGGGCGAGAAGCAAAAGCCTTATCATTTACCGTAAAACATTCTCTGGCTAAATCTGAAGAACTTATCACCAAAACATGAACGCTACCAAATTTGAGATGCATAATAGGCCCATAGATCGATGAGAGTGAATTTAGAATATGATGAGTTGGCCTACTTTTATCTCTGAGAAGATGAAGGTGACCAATTACAGGAATGGCTCTGGGGCCTGGAGGGAGACGGCTCCTATAATTTCCAAGGTATTTTACTAGAATTGTTGTCACAAGAAAAATTGTGGCGGCTCCTACCAGAATAACTGACACCGTAGAAAATATTGTGTCCATTGCTTCAACCTCTGTTTCCTAAATCCTATATGAACTATAAATACTGCAAGTGGACTGATATTGCTGCATCTGCTTCCAAAAAAGTCAATAAGGAGTGTGAACAAAGTCAAGAAAGATTATCTACATTAATTATTTTCCAAATAGGGCTTTTCTTACATATTTCTTGGGGCACTCCTTTATAGATCACCTCCCCACTTAAATTATTCTATTATTGTGTTTAATTTGTCAAAGAAGAAAATATGCCTTTGTAGCAAAAGTAAACACATATATCTTCTTGGATTATATGGAAAAAGTAGGACATGTAAAATAAATGCAAACTAATTGAAAAGGAAGGCTTACCAAATTTTACTTTTCATTATTAGAAACATAGTTCTTGGTTTCCCTTTATATTTAATTTACATTATTATCACAAGAATATCACATATAAtagtaaaaaaattcataaaaaatattacatataatagtGAAAAGACTGAGTTGGGTCACTTCAAATTCCACTATCCAAAGACTAATCATTTAATAAGTataaatgaaaatcaaataattatgaattgatgCATGTGGAGTCTAAACAATTGAACATAAAATAGAACATTAGGAATGAATGCAGACAAcatctattttaaaatattaaaactataagatacattattttttatattcattttatgtcatttctaaatatattttttattaaaagaagagcaaaaatttattcaatcaaagaaagagatacaaAGCAAGAAAGACCAGAGATACAAAGCAAGAAAGACCACGTGCTTAGTAGAGAAAAAAATTACACAACTTTGTCAACATCCATTAAGTTATCCAACCAATGAGACATTTCCGAAGATAATTGCCCCCTATCCACTATATTCCAATCCTACCTATGATTAGaaacccatttggccaaacagtcTAGCCCAAAACACAACTATGCTCCACCGCATGcaaaatggcaagagcctccatgAGATTATTGGTATGGAAATCCTTATAAATTGAGAAAATAAACTGAATATATCTAAGCTATCACGACCAACCCCACCAATACCTCTAAATATATAATACCTTTTGATTTGATAAATAAAAAACTTTTTGAAATAAAACAATGTaaataatacaaataaaaaataaaatacttcttaaataattttaaaataatataactctaaagtaaataaaataattcaacATTATACCTATCAATAGTTTTCTAAATAAATACATTTTGTTTTGTTTGAAGTATTATTATTATGAAAATTCATAATCAACTAATAGCTTttatttcatcatcatcactatttCATCCTTATTGCTATTGTTGCAGATAAGAGTTTTACAATTGAAAACTATTGACTTAGAGTAGGTTTTGTTCATATAATTTACTTCAAAGGTTATTTTTAGCtttagaaaattttaaattttattctatATTTCATTATGAATTTCTCTTTTAAGAGGAATTTTttgaatttaatatatttttttatattctatttgttGGTTTGTGTTTATTTGTTCATAAGTTCTTATGAGTTATTTAAAATTTGTAATGTTCGCAAATTGTTGAGTATGAAGTTTTGAACTTTGGGTTGTTAATTTTAATTTAACTTAAAATGTACAATCAAGGATGTCTATTATTTGAAATATAAATTTTtaagaatgttttttatttttttaatctttttttcaaagggataaaaaaaatttaaacacaaaTGAGAATTACAAATCGAAAATGGTCAATAGCCCAACAAAGAAATCCTCCACAACTAATATCTCTAACTTATGAGATAAATCCAAAGACAAATGTTCCCTTTTGCAATATTTTGACCCTACATTCGATCAATGTCTATTTGGCCAGGCAATCTATTACTCTATTACACTCCCTTGGAATATGAGAAAAGGTAACAAATTTTAAAGACCTAGTCAAACTTATAATCTATCGAATAACCACAACTGGATTCCAATTAGCATCATCGAATtagaatatttaatttatttttttgttatctcAGAGGTGTCCCCGCAACTCACTTGTGACCCTGTTATCGAGTCAATCCATCCTCTTGGTCGTGCATTGAACCCATAGACCCCACCTAGACACGGCTGAGTAAATCGACTCTTTCAATGGGATGAGGCTTGAACTTGCGTTGGTTGTCCATGTCTTTCAACTGCTCAACCAACCAGTCTACACCCCAGTGATAAAatgtttaattattatattatgttTTTAAAATCTATTATTTTTAAATAGACAAGATGTAAAAAATGGTTGAGCAATAAAAAAGATTACAAGATTTTTAAAAAGTGAGTATAGTAGCCCAGACAGGTAGCAGAGTTGGCTTGGACCacgggtttgctccccattggtctcgggttCGACTCTAAGGCTTGGATTCAATCGATGGGCTTGGTTGATGGGCTTCTTAGCTCATCTCCAaggactagtctcgcctcagctCACCCCATAATGAGAAACCAGTGTCGCTAGGCTGAGTCGCGGGGATACCCTAGGTGACTAAAAAAAAAAGTGAGTATAGAAGTACTAAGTAATTATAGAAATTAAGATTAAGATTGTATTATCTAGTCCTATTTATTCATAGGAAACTGATATTTGAATTCAAGGATGTAAAATTAGATGTGATGAGTAGGtagaatttttattaaaatatatggTAGACAATTCTTTATGAATGTTTTCTtcttttgtatttatttaattttgtgtgCTTAATATTATTATTCTACTTTTCATTCCCTTGCTCATAGCGTTTTCACTTTCTTACCCCGAAGGCATGATCTTGACTAAGGACTTCCAAATGTCAAAAAGGGATTTGTGAATTCTGGTGGACTTATACCAAGATATGTAGAGGTCTCATGAAATAGGTAGAGTTCATTAGAGGGACTTGATTTGTTAATTTGAAGGATTCCACCTTGATGGCATAAGTTATGGTAGAACTGTTCCCAATTTTCAGAAGTAGCATTCCAACCAAGACACAATCTTTGGAGGATGGTGTATAGTGGTGCGAGAGTCTCTAGATGGGGATAATGTAAGCTTTTATGAGTTTTGGAAGTCCCTACATTGAACAACATACCTAACAAGGAGCTAGAGGGCCAATAAGAACATTCAAATCATTGTAGGAATCTTTCACTGACACAAGTTACATAACTAAGGATTCAACTTAGCCAAATAGTAAAACATTGTTCTCTCTATTTATGTACCTATGTGATAGATATATGGAGGTCTAAATAATGCGAGTGAATGTTTTGAGAAAATGCCTCAATGAAATGTGTTTTTCCATTTTATCATAAGTGTTTCTATACAAACTATGATCATTATCCATGTAAAAGAGATAAATTTGTTTATCATATATAGATGAGATTCTAGGAAGTGAAATTATTATTCTTAAATTTGGAAttttaaataaatgtatatatgGATGTTTGTGCATGGGTTAGTGGTTATATATGAGCATGTATATATTTAAATTGATGAAAACAAATATAAGTTGTTGTAACATCATAAATTATTTACACTAACAATTTTATATTCTATTTGGCACCTACTATAGTGTGGTTTAAATTAGTTCATTTTAAAACCATTTATGCTTTATACTTATAATGTGTAGGAAAAGTTCAATCCTAGACTAACATGTCCATTAATCTAGGATCAATTCCTTTTCCTACACAAAATTAGAGATGTGAGTGAGCTTAAATTGTTATCCACAAGGAAGAGCCATATTGTCTTGGACTCATACTTATAGTTATCAATCATGTGAGTGGAATtgactgtgtgtgtgtgtatgatgaACTAATCTAAAGAAGGATAAGTTGAACAACACTGatagaataaaaaaaattaagaacgaaaatacaaaaaaagttacaaatctaaaaaaaatatatagagaGGAAGGTTTGATGATAACTATGCATGATATGGGTGTTGGTGccctagtttgaaggtttctatgACATCAAAAGACAATCAAAAATAAAATTGGGAAGCTTTGTACATCTATCTTCCAAAAATTTGGTTCAAAGTAGTAGGACAATGGCATTGGGCATCCTAGTTTGAGGCTTTTCACTCGTTCAAAATCTAATCTCTATCACTGTCTACTCCATTCATTTGTACTTATCTAACAATTGAATCTAAACTTGCACACATAGAGAATGGGAGAAACGAGTTATGTTTTATAAGGATATTTGTATTCCCCTAACCTTATATTGTTTATTGTGTTATGAGTAGTTGGTTTGTGGTTACCTTAACTCTTAAATAAGTcacataattattattataatcatatatgtatatgtatttagcTCATCCTAGGAGTTGTATTTAACTATATAAGTAGGCCTAGGTGGTATCCAAGGCATAATATGGTATATATAGGAGGTACCGGTTAGTTATTATCATCATGTTGAGTATTGAGTTCATATTGAAGACTATTGGAGGTATCCCCCTCAAAGTGGTTTAGGATGCTTCCCACGCAAAGTGGCATATTCTTATCAAATATTCTCATGCAAGTTATTTCATTATCAAGTTGTATTAGAGCATGATCTTGGCACCATGAAGGAAAGGTTTTTCATACATTTTGGAGGTCATTTTGAAAATtgcaatttttttataattttaaaagtgTTTTTGAGGGCCATATTGGATCACCTTCAATCCAATTTTTAGATTAACTAGAGAAAAAGTAAGCAAGTTACTGCAAAATTAGGTTTTTTGTCCTATTGTTTTGTAAAATATATATCTCACATATTTTTAGaagtgcatttttaattaaatattaaatgttttTTGAGAAGGCCATTGTAGAGTCTACAAtaaaaatttatgacaaattggagCATAAATAAGAGACTTCTTGCAAatgtattttgttaaaaaaaattcacACCAAGAAgtagcaaaaaaagaagaaaaaggaaaaataagaagTACAAGAAGttgaagaacaagaaaaaaaaggaagtagaagaacaagagtgggagaaagagaaagagaaagagtaaGGTTGTGGTCCCATGGGAGGGACTTGGTCTCTATTTTTATGGAAAAGGCGGTCTCATGGAAAAAAGAAATTTGCTACAAGATTATTTGGAATCTTCTCCTAAAAAGTTGAAGCTCCTActtttagattttcatttttgAGCAGATGCAAATGGGGTGGGGCTGGAATTAGCCCCTACAACTTAGGGAAAATTAATGCCACTTGTTAattataattcaataaaaaattattgttaaaATTGCACACTACAAAATAAGATACAATTAATCCTTAAATTTAGTAGCTAAATTTTCTAAGTTGAATTGCACTATTCATGGGACCGCCAACTTCCTTCAATTTAGGATCTTAAAGTCTTAAGTAGAAATGCACTACAAATTTCATGAGACCACCCACTTTAAAACATTTCCTAAAAAATCTTTGCAGCACcccctctattttttaggaaggccccctccatgggaccccgacctaagagaaagaaaaagaaaaagcacaagagaaagagaaaaagaaagaggaagagcaagagaaagaaaaagaacaagcaaaaaaacaagagaagaaaaagaagataaagaaacaaaaggaaggagtagaagaaaaataaggagatgaagaagaagaaaaagaaaaaagttagCATTGAGGACAATGCTTTTGTAAAGAGGGGGGGAATCCTATGCCCCTAACTCTATTGTGCGTAAATTGTGCTATAAATAGTTGTCTTTTGGCTACCATAACTCTTAATATAAGTTACATAACTATTATTATCTATTAAGGTCATCCTAGGAGTTATATTTAAGTATCTAAGTTGGCGTAGGTGTCAATATCCAAGGTATAATATGGTAAATATAGGAGGTATGATTGAGTTATTATCATCATGTAGAGTATTAATTTCTTATTGAAGACCATTGGAGGTATCCCCCTCAAAGTGACATATTATTATCAAATATTCGAAGCACATTTCATATTATAATATTCTTGTGAAAGTTATTTCATTATTAGTTTTTCTAAGTCATACCCCATGTAGGTGTTCCCATCTCTACAACAACTATGATGAATTATAGAGTGTATGTCTTTGCAAGGAAAGAGACTAATGGGAATGATGAAATGTAGAAATGACAAGATTATCTTAGGTATGAAACATTCTTAAGAAACTTATATAATGGTGGTGATGCAACTCTCTTTTGGATGTTaggaaatgttaatgcaataacatgataacaaTAAATGACAAACATGAATCCATAGTTTAATTTAAGTACTTGTATTCTATAGATCCATATAATAACTTCTCTAAAATGAATTTTGTGACCCTATTTGGTCTATCGTTATAGGTTTTATATTATAAACATTGGTCATGAATAGACTATAATGGTGTAACTTTTGATTATTGAGAATTTATATGCAATACAAAAAGAATTGACTTCCCTCAACCATTCATCTTTCTAGTAGTTGATAGAGTTACCACTCCCAAGATTCCATTTATCTCCTTTGAGAATGAGCCTTCTATATTTGATAAGGATATTCCATAAATTGGGTTCTCTCGAAATAAAGTTACTAGTCAAAAAATATCTTTCTTCAAGGCATTTTACATTTAGAATTCTACACTAGTCCTTTTCCCATTTAATCACTTTTTATGATACTTTGGTAGAGAGGTGTTTATTAACAAGTATTATCTTTTTTAATCCAAACCCTCCATATCTTTTGGTTTGGTAAACCTAGTTATAGCTTACCATGGCCAACATTCTTTTGTTCATAGTGTTTATCCAAAGAAACTTTTACATTTAGAATTTTCCACTAGTCCTTTTCCCATTTAATCACTTGTTAtgctactttggtagagatgtgtttaTTAACAAGTATTACCTTTTTTAATCCAAGCCCTCCATATCTTTTGGTTTGGTAGACCTAGTTCTAGCTAACCATGGCTAACATTCTTTTGTCCATAGTGTCTATCCAAAGAaacttcttttcaaaattctctctCCTTTTTAAATGAAATGCAAGGATTTTAAAAAGGGATAGGTAATAGGTGGGTATGCTCTATAGAAACAAATTAAGAATGATTAACAACTTTACTTTCCAACCTACcaattatttttctaaatattttcTCAATTATTTCATTACAAGTAGAAGAGTCTATCTTTTTTATTGAGAGAGGGAGACCGAGGTAAGTAGTATTAGATAAATAGTCTATATTTAAATACACTTGTTACAAGAACATCTAAATATAATTTATTGTGATAAAATATTCATCTCCATGATGTGTATGCATTCCCATGATGCCTTCTCGAAGTAAGAAAGTTATCCTGCAAGGGATGTTTTAGGGTTTGAgaatatttattttcctcattaattGTAGCAATATAATGGAGTTGTTAGGTGGAGGAGTTGGGAAAGAATGTTGGGTGGCATATAAACAATATGAAACATGGAAAATTTGTATTGATGTCCTTGATCCATGTTTTTTTTGTTGGATCAAGGACATCAATACAAAttgcatatatatttttcatttttttattctttttggtAATCTACTATTTTTTCACTTGTGTAGAACAAAAAATTTGGTGTTTTCTTAAAAATCTATGTTTAGTAGAACTAGAAAATGAATTcataataaatcaaaatata
The nucleotide sequence above comes from Cryptomeria japonica chromosome 11, Sugi_1.0, whole genome shotgun sequence. Encoded proteins:
- the LOC131076771 gene encoding xanthotoxin 5-hydroxylase CYP82C4-like, with translation MDTIFSTVSVILVGAATIFLVTTILVKYLGNYRSRLPPGPRAIPVIGHLHLLRDKSRPTHHILNSLSSIYGPIMHLKFGSVHVLVISSSDLARECFTVNDKAFASRPRLAHAQHLGYNYSMLGWAPYGPFWRNARKICVLEVLSSKRIQSFRPKRMKEISKAVNSLFQQSQLQSIVNMRSVLSQLTFNILMAMIVDERYFGEQSGISVELVTRLIKETSVLKGVICIGDYIPWFKWLDLQGYEKAMKKVQGKLDLFMQRILDKHRNGLNEERVMEDFIDVLISLAEENSEAIPDKDAFIKATALVMLNAGSDTSSVALEWAITMLLQHPQVMKKAQEEIDYKVGRERIVEESDIHQLTYLQAIVKETLRLHPSAPLLLPHKSIEACTIGGYHIPAGTTLMVNAWAIHRDPKVWNKPLEFIPERFIEKEIEVDSMQMRENEFEMIPFGAGRRSCPGASLAMSMVQTTLARLLQSFDWFVPDGRVTDVNEGVSFTMPRAIPLEVTIKPRLSYHLYQQEI